From a single Alloactinosynnema sp. L-07 genomic region:
- a CDS encoding acyl-CoA carboxylase subunit beta translates to MAERPRDLVDDLCLRRDEAIRLGEKRARERQRPKGKLTARERIALLADPGSFLELDEFARHDGGPYGDGLVAGHITVDGRPVCVFAQDFSVFGGSLGEVSGAKVLKVMDLALRTGVPIVGINDGGGARIQEGVTSLAQYAELARRHTAASGVIPQISMILGPCAGGAVYAPALTDFTVLVDQLSHMVVTGPDVLRAATGEESTLDELGGGHTHATVSGAAHYLGADEPDAVDWVKTLLGFLPSNNRAVAPEYVDETAFEVTATDLELNRIVPDGANQAYDMTEVVTRIVDDGDLLPVHEGFAPNMICAFGRVAGRSVGVVANQPLVAAGAIDIDASEKAARFVRFCDAFEIPLLTFADVPGYLPGRDQERGGIIRRGAKLIYAYAEATVPKVTVVVRKAYGGGYAVMGSKHLGADVNLAWPTARIAVVGPEGAVQVLHRRELAALPGPERAARARELAARHHDSPYPAAERGYVDGVIEPARTRVEVTAALRALRGKRAQTPDRKHGNIPL, encoded by the coding sequence ATGGCTGAACGGCCGCGCGACCTGGTGGACGACCTCTGCCTGCGTCGCGACGAAGCGATCCGGCTGGGGGAGAAGCGGGCCAGGGAACGCCAGCGACCCAAGGGCAAACTCACCGCCCGCGAGCGGATCGCCCTGCTGGCCGACCCGGGGTCGTTCCTCGAACTCGACGAGTTCGCGAGGCACGACGGCGGACCCTACGGCGACGGTCTGGTCGCCGGGCACATCACCGTCGACGGGCGCCCGGTCTGCGTGTTCGCGCAGGACTTCAGCGTGTTCGGCGGCAGCCTTGGCGAGGTCTCCGGGGCCAAGGTGCTCAAGGTGATGGACCTGGCCCTGCGCACCGGCGTCCCGATCGTCGGGATCAACGACGGCGGCGGCGCGCGCATCCAGGAAGGGGTCACCTCGCTGGCCCAGTACGCCGAACTCGCCCGCAGGCACACCGCGGCCTCGGGGGTCATCCCGCAGATCTCGATGATCCTCGGGCCGTGCGCGGGCGGAGCGGTGTACGCGCCGGCGCTCACCGACTTCACCGTGCTGGTCGACCAGCTCTCCCACATGGTCGTCACCGGCCCCGACGTGCTGCGCGCGGCCACCGGCGAGGAGTCCACTCTGGACGAACTCGGCGGTGGCCACACCCACGCCACCGTCTCCGGCGCCGCGCACTACCTCGGCGCAGACGAACCCGACGCGGTCGACTGGGTCAAGACGCTGCTGGGTTTCCTGCCGTCCAACAACCGGGCCGTCGCGCCGGAATACGTCGACGAGACGGCGTTCGAGGTCACCGCGACCGACCTCGAACTCAACCGGATCGTCCCGGACGGCGCCAACCAGGCCTACGACATGACCGAGGTCGTCACCCGGATCGTCGACGACGGTGACCTGCTGCCGGTGCACGAGGGATTCGCGCCCAACATGATCTGCGCGTTCGGCCGGGTGGCGGGCCGGTCGGTCGGCGTGGTGGCCAACCAGCCGCTGGTGGCCGCGGGAGCGATCGACATCGACGCCTCCGAGAAGGCCGCCCGCTTCGTCCGGTTCTGCGACGCCTTCGAGATCCCGCTGCTCACCTTCGCCGACGTGCCCGGCTACCTGCCCGGCCGCGACCAGGAGCGCGGCGGCATCATCCGGCGCGGCGCGAAGCTCATCTACGCCTACGCCGAGGCCACCGTCCCGAAGGTCACCGTCGTCGTCCGCAAGGCCTACGGCGGCGGCTACGCGGTCATGGGCTCCAAACACCTCGGCGCCGACGTCAACCTGGCCTGGCCCACCGCGCGGATCGCCGTCGTCGGCCCCGAGGGCGCCGTGCAGGTGCTGCACCGGCGCGAACTGGCCGCCCTGCCCGGTCCCGAACGTGCCGCCCGCGCGCGGGAACTGGCCGCCCGCCACCACGACTCGCCGTACCCGGCCGCCGAGCGCGGCTATGTCGACGGCGTCATCGAACCGGCCAGGACCCGCGTCGAGGTCACCGCCGCCCTGCGGGCGCTGCGGGGCAAACGAGCACAGACGCCCGACCGCAAACACGGGAACATCCCGCTCTAA
- a CDS encoding proprotein convertase P-domain-containing protein gives MSGISGNAPSTLKVDVDIKHTWRGDVVIDLIAPDGSAYRLKNSSSNDSADNVIATYTVNASTEVANGTWKLKVQDIARYDTGYIDSVKLTF, from the coding sequence GTGTCGGGTATCTCGGGCAACGCGCCGTCGACGCTGAAGGTCGACGTCGACATCAAGCACACCTGGCGCGGCGACGTGGTCATCGACCTCATCGCCCCGGACGGCTCGGCCTACCGGTTGAAGAACTCGTCGTCGAACGACTCGGCCGACAACGTGATCGCGACCTACACCGTCAACGCGTCGACCGAGGTCGCCAACGGCACCTGGAAGCTCAAGGTCCAGGACATCGCCCGCTACGACACCGGCTACATCGACAGCGTCAAGCTCACCTTCTGA
- a CDS encoding alpha/beta hydrolase family protein yields MTRSRIVRWIAAVAVLASVVVPLTAAEAAPAPVKADDGARVTEEVRVDARMVDLRIESPALGRSAWVRLLVPRGWDADRTRVWPTLWLLHGCCADVDYKSWTEYTDVAAFTADKDVLVVLPSDGRAGMYSAWWNFGMSNKPDWEAFHLNEVRQIVERGYGAGPKRSVAGLSIGGYGALAYTFRHPGMFAAAASYSGMPNTMLYGIPNFIQGILMREGLPAYNLWGSEFLQRARWIARNPYDNVEALRGTKLYISSGNGSAGPLDKPGAFDIIEPLSYLSSRTFTDRLKQRGIPVTTNYYGNGTHSWPYWERELHASWPTLAAGLGLPA; encoded by the coding sequence ATGACCCGCTCACGGATCGTCCGCTGGATCGCGGCGGTCGCCGTCCTGGCCTCGGTGGTGGTCCCACTGACCGCGGCCGAGGCGGCCCCGGCGCCGGTCAAGGCCGACGACGGCGCCCGGGTGACCGAGGAAGTCCGAGTGGACGCGAGGATGGTGGACCTGCGCATCGAGTCACCCGCGCTGGGTAGATCGGCCTGGGTCCGGCTGCTGGTGCCCCGCGGCTGGGACGCCGACCGCACCCGCGTCTGGCCCACCCTGTGGCTGTTGCACGGCTGCTGCGCCGACGTCGACTACAAGTCGTGGACCGAGTACACCGACGTCGCCGCCTTCACCGCGGACAAGGACGTGCTGGTCGTGCTGCCCAGCGACGGCCGCGCGGGCATGTACTCGGCGTGGTGGAACTTCGGCATGTCGAACAAGCCCGACTGGGAGGCCTTCCACCTCAACGAGGTCCGCCAGATCGTCGAACGCGGCTACGGCGCGGGCCCGAAGCGCTCGGTCGCGGGCCTGTCCATCGGCGGCTACGGCGCCTTGGCCTACACCTTCCGCCACCCCGGCATGTTCGCCGCCGCGGCCAGCTACAGCGGCATGCCCAACACGATGCTCTATGGCATCCCCAACTTCATCCAGGGCATCCTGATGCGAGAGGGCCTGCCCGCATACAACCTGTGGGGCAGCGAGTTCCTCCAGCGCGCGAGGTGGATCGCGCGGAACCCTTATGACAACGTCGAAGCGCTGCGCGGGACCAAGCTCTACATCTCCTCAGGCAATGGCAGCGCCGGACCACTCGACAAACCGGGCGCGTTCGACATAATCGAGCCGCTTTCGTACCTGTCGTCGCGCACCTTCACCGACCGCCTCAAGCAGCGCGGCATCCCGGTCACGACGAACTACTACGGCAACGGCACCCACTCCTGGCCGTACTGGGAGCGCGAACTCCACGCCTCCTGGCCAACCCTGGCGGCAGGCCTGGGCCTACCCGCCTAG